TGAATCTCTTCGATCACGTCCGCCTTGCGCGTGGCCGGATAGTCGATCGCCGCGGCTAAACCGAGGGACGGAATCATAAAGCTTAGGAGCGAGGGAATATTGGAGTTCATTCGATGGGGTGAGGTGTGCTGCTAAAGCGATACCAAAGTGATTCTTTTTTTGGGAATTCCTTCGTTTTCAAGACACTAATTGCAAAAGGCGCGAATTGGGCGGCGGGGACCATTGCCCCGCTGCGCCGCTTCTGATTCGTTTGAAATGCGTCAAAAGCGATAGCCATGAAACTCGACTCCCCCAAGATGTTGCTGCTTTGCGCAGCCATGTTCCCGGCTCTGCCGGTCCAGGCGACGCCTGAAAAGAACTACGTCAACCCGTTCATCGGTGGCCAGTTCCAACTCTCGGAAGAAATCAATCCCACGAGCTCCTTGGATAAGATCGTTGCCAAGGTCCAAACCGTAAAACTGAATGGTAAAGACCTGCTTCAACTGATCAGCGAAGCAACCGAGACCGAGTTCCCGAAAGGAGCCCGGCTGCTTGTCGACCTGAGCGGCATCAAGGCAGCCGGCGTCGCTCCGCTGGGAGGAACCACGATCGCCACCACCTGGGTGGTGGACCGAGACGGGACCCCCCTCCTGAATGCGACGGAGTTCCTCCTTTTCACCTTCGATTTCAACTCCCTGATCTACTCCGGCTTGGTCGACTTCCTGAACAACAAGGAGAAGACCAAGAACCAGTTCCCCGCCACGCTGCGGATGGTCTTCTCCCACCGCGACATCGACGTCTTTTTCCAAGGAAACTGCTTCGAGAATTTCCGGATGAGCTCACCGAACTCCCAAGGCGTGCAACACGTTCATGGTGTCACCCGCTTTGCCGCCGATGGGCATGGCTTCTTCAACGATGAACTCTTCGTCGGCTCCACCGATATCATTCTGCGCGGCGACGAAGACATCTTGATCGACTAGCAAGGGCATGAACCGACGCGCCAATTTTCTCACCGGCTGCAGCCTCGCAATTCTGGCCGCTGCACTGGTGTGGGTCCCCCCCCGGGAGTCCGTCGTGAAGCCGGCGGATTCCCGCGCAAAGAGTTTGATCCGCGCGGCCCCCGGTGCGGATCGAGTGCGGGCAGACCCGAACTCCTCGGGCGGCCTGCCCGCACCCCAACTCTCGCCCCATGCCCCGGACTCGAATGAGCACGACTTGTGGATTGCGCAGCGCTGCCAAGCGATCGAGTCCATGGCCTGGGAAAACGACGATGCGTCCCTAAAAAACATCCTCGCCGAACTGCGAAATCCCGAAGCCGAGATCCGGGAAGCGGCCCTCGGCGCGGTGGTGACCTTCGGCAGCAAGGCGGCCATTCCTCACTTGGAGGACCTGGCGCGCACCACGGAGGATCCCGCGGAAAAGCTCTCCCTGCTGAAGACCGCGGAGAACTTGAAGATCCCCTCCGCCACCGAGTATTTCGCCAAGGCAAAGAAGAAGAACGATCTCCCCCAAGGAAACTGAGCATAAAGACACCCCAAGGAAGCAGCGGTCTGGGACCGCCGGGCTTGCACGATGTTGGCCGTAAGTACCTGAGCCTCCGGTTTTTCGGATTGGGTTTTCCGGAGACCACGCGGTCGACGTTTCCATGAAAAGCATCCGGCGGTTTCAGACCGCTGCTTCCGTCACTCCTCCTTCGCCCAGCGCTTGCGTTCGCCTTCGATCCTGGCGCGGGCGCTCTCCCGGAATGACTCATCCTCGATCTTGTCGAGGATCGCTCCCCAAGCGTCCTCGTTCTCTCCGCCGTCCATCGTAAAGAGCGCTTGCTCTGCATAGGCGGTGTCCCGGAGCGCCGCGTCCGGAAGCTTGGGAATCTCGCTTTCCCAATTATTGCCGAGATCGAAGACCCAGCGCCGGGCCCCAAGATCGCGGAGGAGCCTACCTGCTCCTTCGTCCGGAAACCTCAGAGCCCACTCCGCCCAACTCATCTTCGGCTGGCCATCCGGATCGCCGGCGACTTGCATCTCCACGGTCAAGACCAGGTCCCGGCCAATAATCGGACGCATTCCGAGAAAGTCGGTACCAATCGCGCGCTCAAGTGCAGCCTCCCACTCGGAATCACCTTCCTTCCATCCCCACCAATCTTCCCGATTGAGAGTTTCCAGGACCTTCATCATCTCGCTGTCGGACGCGTTCTCGCGTAAGCCCGCCACCATGAATTGAGCAGCTGGAAGACGGACCGCGTCTGGAAGATCCGCGATCTTTTCAGTCCTCCCGGGATAATCGTCATGGAGGGAAGCAAAGGCCTCTCCCGCTTCTTTGGCTGGCACGCTTTCCCCGAGATCGTGCAGCCAGGCAGAGTATTCGCTGACGCGTTCCCGGGATAGCAATGCCGAGGCGGCACCCGCGAAGGCATCCTTCCAGTGTACCGAGTTACTCAAGAACGTCAGGCCTCGATAGAAGTCGGGATCCTTGGCCATCGCGGTGCTGACGACATGTCCCATCACCCTTTTCGGAACCGCCGGATCGTTGAGAAGCAATGCCATGATCTGCCGGGGATCTCCACTTTCCGCGAGTTGATTCCACGCATCGGAGTTACCGGTTCTACGAGCATAGCGGATCAAGGACTCCGGATCGCGACGCGCCAATTCGGCGAACAACTCATCCATGTGGTGATCCCTGCCGGGCCACGGTTGATCATCCAGCGCCTCCAAGAAACCCAGCGGATCTTCGCTTCTCCAATCATCGAGTAGCGATCGCTTCAACCAAGCGCGATCCTCCGCAGTCATTGATAGGCGGGCCATCTCCTCCAGCATCTCGCCCCTCGTCGGAGCTTCGATCCGGTCTCTGGATCTGGACATCGCCGGGACGGACAGCTCCCCACGCGTTGAGGTCCCGCGCTTATCGGAAGCAGCCAGCATCACGGCGGCAAGATATCCGCCACCCAGCGTCAACAGATGAAGAGCGAGACCAGCCCGATTCATCGTTCCTCCCGGGTGGCGCCGCTGGGAACGACAGCTTTCAGAACCGAGTCCGCCGGCAATCGAGAGAGCGCATCTTCAGCTTCAGCCGGAGCTGACCTCAACCAATCCTTGAATCTCTCATCCAGCCCTATCTCACCGAAGTCCGTTGAAGGATCCATTGGCAGATGCTCCATCAGGAAAGCGAGGCGACTGCACCTTGGATCTTCGGACCTTAGAATGACCTCGGTGGAAGCACGGAGAAACTTGTCCTTCGGAAGCTTGCTAGCAGCCCACTCCAGTGCGGCTTCCGGATGATGAGGGGCGATGGCCTTGAAAAGCGCGATCACGAAGGCCTCTTGCTCGGATTCCGCCCCCGGCACTCGGACCAGGATCCGCGAGTGCAAGGTGGATGCGTCGATCTCCCCCCGCCTAAGAAGCTCCGGGTAATCCCTTTCTTCAACAAGCGCATCTTCTAGGATCTCGCCAAGGTCGGGCTGTGGGATCCCGAGGCTGGACTCTCGTGGTGGGGTTACTTCCGTCGAGGCCGAGATACTGGCAAGTAATGCGGGCCTTAATTTTTCAAAGTCTCCGAGATCCCGGGACATCAGCGCCGATGAAAATTCTTCCGACCAGACCTCGCCATCGTTATCTTCGCTCGCGAGGTTCTCAAGGATCCCCCTCCGAAGCTGCGGGTCCGCTTCGACCATCAGAAACCCTACCGCTTCCGCGGCATCAGCGGGCTGCCAGTAATCTCTGAAGCCGCTGACTAGAAGGCGTTGCTGCCCAGAGTCGATTTTCAGGAATAGATCCTGCAAATCCCTCAAACTGTCGCTCATTGCGAGGAGCCGAGCGTGATGGAGAAGCATGTTGTCGCCAAAGGTCGAAGATCTCTCCGGATGCTTCAGCTGAGCAGCGACTTCCTCTGCCGGCAAAATCCTGGTAACCCCGGACTCGATCACCCACTCGAGGACATCGGGGAACTTGGCCATCTCGTCGAATGCTTCGACCGGATTCCGTCGATGCCATTCGAGAAAAATCGCCGCCAAGGTCCTCATGTCGGGAGCGCTGTCCTCAAGATTCCTCGATACCTCGCTTTTTAAATCCGGGACATTTCTCAGCTTTTCGGCAAGCGATCTCAACTTCAGGAGATCTTCCCCAAAACCTGCGAGCTGTTCCTTCCGCGCTGCCCGCCGTTCGGATCCCCTCTCACGAGGCGTGAGCGAACGCGGCTCTTCTATATACGATGGCTCGCGGGCTTGCGGCGCTTCTTTCAAGCGCTCCCGGACGGTTTCGCGGACGAACTCCCTGCGGGCGGCATAGGAGACTTCTCTCGTGCCTGAAAGAGCTGCCCCGTGTTTCTCCTCCTGATGCGTCACAGCCCAGAGACCCGCTCCCAACGTGGCGGAAAGAAGAAGGGGAGCGAAGCGCAACACTCGCGGAAGCATGAGCCACCATGCAAGCGGGTTTGCATGAGATGTTCAAGTTCGGCCGCCTTTCCTTTTGCGGCCCGCGCGGCAGCCGCTAGCTTGGGTCTGTGAGTGAAGCGTTCAAGGAGCCGAAGACAGGGGCCGCGGGAATGCGGGCGGTGGTGGAGGCGATGAAGCAAACCATCGGCAAAGCCGGGCTGGGACGCGGCACCAAGGCGCTGCTGGAACTCAACCAGATGGGCGGCTTCGATTGCCCGAGCTGCGCGTGGCCGGACCCGGATCATCATCGCTCGGTCGCCGAATTTTGCGAGAACGGCGCGAAGGCCGTGGCGTCGGAAGCGATGAAGCATACGATCGGCCGGGATTTCTTCGCGAAACATTCCGTGGCTGAACTGATGGGGCAGACGGATGCCTGGCACGATCTTCAGGGCCGCTTGGGAGAACCGATGCTGCTGACGGAGGGCGCGAGCCACTACGAGCCGGTGAGCTGGGATGAAGCCTTCGCGATGATCGCGGAGGAACTTCACGGACTGGCCTCGCCGAACGAAGCCATCTTTTACACCTCCGGCCGGGCGAGCAACGAGGCGGCCTTCCTCTACCAACTCTTCGTGCGGGCCTATGGGACGAACAATCTGCCCGATTGCTCGAACATGTGCCACGAGTCGAGCGGGCTCGCTTTGAAGGAAGCTATCGGCGTCGGCAAAGGCACCGTGACACTTGATGATTTCCTGGAGGCCGAAACCATCATCTGCGTGGGGCAGAACCCCGGGACCAATCACCCGCGCATGCTCAGCACGCAGGAACTGGCGGTGAAGAAGGGCGCGAAGCTGGTGGCGATCAATCCGCTCAAGGAGGCAGGCCTACTTTCCTTCATGCAGCCACAGCATCTCACCGGGTTGTTGGGAAGGGGCACGGCTCTCGCCTCGACCTATCTGCAGGTAAAGGTGAACGGCGACATGGCGCTCTTTCGGGGCATCGCCAAGTCCCTGATCGCGGCAGGAAATACCGACAAGGATTTCATCAGGCGCCACGCTTCCAACTACGAAGAATATCGTCGATCCGTCGAAGAGACTTCTTGGGACGAGATCGAGGCGCTATCCGGAATCGATCGGCTGGAGATCGAGTCGCTCGCCCTCAGCATCTCCTCAGGCAGCAACAAGCTGATCACTTGCTGGGCAATGGGGCTGACCCAACACCGCAACGCCGTCGCCACCATCCGCGAGATCGCGAATGTCCACCTGCTACTGGGAGCGGTGGGCAAGCCGGGAGCAGGCCTCTGCCCAGTGCGGGGCCACAGCAACGTGCAGGGGGATCGCACGGTAGGCATCTTCGAAAAGATGCCGGAAAGTTTTTTGGCCGCCTTGGAACGACAGGCAGGCGTCCCCATCCCGCGGGCGCATGGCTTCGATACGGTAGCCTCGATCCTCGCGATGAAGGAAGGGCGCGGAAAGGTATTCTTCGCACTGGGCGGCAATTTCGCTCAAGCGACGCCGGACACGGCTTTCACCGCTGAAGCACTGCGCCGATGCCGCCTGACCTGCCATGTCTCAACCAAGCTGAACCGCAGCCACTTGATCCACGGCCGCCGCGCCTTGATCCTGCCATGCCTGGGGAGGAGCGAGCGCGATGAGGGGCCCCTAGGGCCACGCTTTGTGACGACGGAGAACTCGATGGGCGTCGTGCAATCCTCCCAAGGCAAGCTTTCTCCCGCTTCTGAAGACCTGCTGAGTGAAACGGAAATCGTTGCCCGTTTGGCTGAAGTGACACTCGGTGATCGCGGTGCCGTCCGATGGCGCTGGCTGGCGGAGGATTACGATCGCATCCGAAATTGGATCGAGGCGGTGGTCCCTGGCTTCGACCGCTACAATGATCGGGTCCGCGAACATGGCGGCTTCTACCTGCCGAATGCCGCCAAGGAGCGCCGCTGGAACACGGAAAACGGAATGGCGAACTTCTCCGCCGCATCCATCGACGCCTTTGAAGTCAAGCCGGGGCGTTACCTCCTGCAGACCCTGAGAAGCCACGACCAGTTCAACACCACGGTCTATGGCCTGGACGATCGCTACCGAGGCATTTCGGGCATGCGGGACATCATTTTCCTCAATCCGGAAGATCTGAACGTCCTCGGTGTGAAGCCCGGCCAGCGGGTGGATGTGACCAGCCATTGGGAGGATGGCGAGCGACACTTGAACGGCTTTCGCGCGATTCCCTACGAGATGCCGCGCGGCTTGGCAGCGGCCTACTTCCCGGAGGCGAACGTGCTGGTGCCAGTAGGCCATGTGGCAAAGGGTAGCAATACCCCCGCAAGCAAAAGCATCGAGGTGAGCATCACACCGTCACGAGGATGATGTCATAGCTCTCTTGATCGGGCTGGCGAGGCGGCAGCGATAGCCGAGAAGTTCTGCCGGCTGTTCCTTCCCAAAAGATGATCTTTGGCCGATCGAAAAGGGCGACTGTCGTGAAAGGAAATGCCCGTTGCAAAGCACTTCGGGCAGTGCAAGCGTGCCAGTCCCATGAGAGCGCGGGGTCATTCCGGGCGCCGCTATTGGAGACTCCTTCCCAAGACCATCCACGGGCGCATTTGGACCATCTGTGGTGGATGCCTGCTCCTCCTGCTGGCAATCGCCGGCATCATCGCCAGCAGCCTCTGGATCGAGGACCGGCACCCTTCGGATGATCCTCAACGAGTTCTTTTCCCGAGCTTCCAGAGAATGGTAACGCGTCCTGTCGTGCAAACGATCAGCCGGGGAGTCGAAGCGCGATTCCGAAGGCACATGGAAGGAAAATTCATGAAGACCGGCCTCTCGCTGGAAGAAACCATCACGCTGTTTCTGGACGAGAGCACCGATCTTCACCAGCGCCGCTTTCATGTGTACCGACTGGCCCGGGAAGGCACTCCTGAATCCATTGCCGCCCTTCGAAAGATCTTCGATTCCGCGCCTGCCGGGCACAAGATCTACATGGCGGGCCTAATTGGACGAAGCGGCAATCCCCACGCCAAAGATTGGCTTAAACCCCTCCTTAGCGATCCCAATGAAGCTATCGTTCGGGCTGCGATCCGCGGCTTGGGAGTTCTGGGAGGCGACGATGTTTCCCGGAAGCTCGACTTGATACTCAAAGATGGGACCCGCCCCCAAGCAGTGCGGGTCCAAGCCGCGATCACACTCGGATCCATGGGATCTGCAGCAGCCACAGATGCGTTACTGGAGGCCTTCTCGGAAAACCCTTCGGACGAATTGATGGCGGAGATCCTTCATGGCTTGGGCAAGACCAGATACCATGAAGTCGCACCGGTCTTCGAGACACTCATCGCTTCAAGGGAAGCGCCGCTAGAACTCCGCGCAGTGGCAGTGGAAGCTTTGTCCGAATCGTCGAGCGATGCCATTCCTTACCTCATTGAAGTGGCCGGCCATCATGAGGAACCGGATCTTCGCGCTTCTGCAGCGTGGGCCGTTAGCGCCCATGGTTCCGCGGGTTATCTCGCGCCGCGCTTGATGGATCTAGCAGAAACAGAGCCGGAAGCCGAGGTGAGGCGCAGGCTTTATGAAGCGATGCTGTCGCAAGCTTCCCTGCCTGCGGACCGGGTGCTGTCCGCAGCGCTGAAAGAGGATGAGCCCGCAACAAGGATCGCGGGTTTCAATGCGGCCGGCCAGGTGGCAGGGCGAATGCCCGGCTCCAAAGCAGCAGCTGTCTTCGACGCCGAAATCATCCCCGAACTTCTTCGCACGGCGAACCAGCCGAACAGCCTGAATCTCCGGATGCGCGCCGTTTTCGCGCTCCGCCGGGCGAACACTCCGGCCGCGCGACAGGCGTTGAAGACGCTTTCCCATTGTGACGCGCCGCAAATCTCAACCGCGGCGAGAAACGGCTTGAGGACCTCAAACCCTTGAATGCCATGAAGACGAT
This portion of the Luteolibacter luteus genome encodes:
- a CDS encoding HEAT repeat domain-containing protein — its product is MNRRANFLTGCSLAILAAALVWVPPRESVVKPADSRAKSLIRAAPGADRVRADPNSSGGLPAPQLSPHAPDSNEHDLWIAQRCQAIESMAWENDDASLKNILAELRNPEAEIREAALGAVVTFGSKAAIPHLEDLARTTEDPAEKLSLLKTAENLKIPSATEYFAKAKKKNDLPQGN
- a CDS encoding FdhF/YdeP family oxidoreductase, whose protein sequence is MSEAFKEPKTGAAGMRAVVEAMKQTIGKAGLGRGTKALLELNQMGGFDCPSCAWPDPDHHRSVAEFCENGAKAVASEAMKHTIGRDFFAKHSVAELMGQTDAWHDLQGRLGEPMLLTEGASHYEPVSWDEAFAMIAEELHGLASPNEAIFYTSGRASNEAAFLYQLFVRAYGTNNLPDCSNMCHESSGLALKEAIGVGKGTVTLDDFLEAETIICVGQNPGTNHPRMLSTQELAVKKGAKLVAINPLKEAGLLSFMQPQHLTGLLGRGTALASTYLQVKVNGDMALFRGIAKSLIAAGNTDKDFIRRHASNYEEYRRSVEETSWDEIEALSGIDRLEIESLALSISSGSNKLITCWAMGLTQHRNAVATIREIANVHLLLGAVGKPGAGLCPVRGHSNVQGDRTVGIFEKMPESFLAALERQAGVPIPRAHGFDTVASILAMKEGRGKVFFALGGNFAQATPDTAFTAEALRRCRLTCHVSTKLNRSHLIHGRRALILPCLGRSERDEGPLGPRFVTTENSMGVVQSSQGKLSPASEDLLSETEIVARLAEVTLGDRGAVRWRWLAEDYDRIRNWIEAVVPGFDRYNDRVREHGGFYLPNAAKERRWNTENGMANFSAASIDAFEVKPGRYLLQTLRSHDQFNTTVYGLDDRYRGISGMRDIIFLNPEDLNVLGVKPGQRVDVTSHWEDGERHLNGFRAIPYEMPRGLAAAYFPEANVLVPVGHVAKGSNTPASKSIEVSITPSRG
- a CDS encoding HEAT repeat domain-containing protein: MKTGLSLEETITLFLDESTDLHQRRFHVYRLAREGTPESIAALRKIFDSAPAGHKIYMAGLIGRSGNPHAKDWLKPLLSDPNEAIVRAAIRGLGVLGGDDVSRKLDLILKDGTRPQAVRVQAAITLGSMGSAAATDALLEAFSENPSDELMAEILHGLGKTRYHEVAPVFETLIASREAPLELRAVAVEALSESSSDAIPYLIEVAGHHEEPDLRASAAWAVSAHGSAGYLAPRLMDLAETEPEAEVRRRLYEAMLSQASLPADRVLSAALKEDEPATRIAGFNAAGQVAGRMPGSKAAAVFDAEIIPELLRTANQPNSLNLRMRAVFALRRANTPAARQALKTLSHCDAPQISTAARNGLRTSNP